The genomic DNA TTGGGTCATGTTCCTAAGAAATAGgtattgggaggtgttttagaacataggaaagcactcagaaatatgaggaaagaggatcttgtgAAATATCGAAggcagtggtggctgctgtataAGTTAAATTATTGGGAAAACTGGCTGGAGAATGGAACCTTTAAGTGTCTTCaagtataacacagcaatcatagatAGACACCttgttagcctgttttctttgtgggtcTCTGTTTAAGCATGTTGCACTTTTAGTAGGTCTTTGTCTCTTGTGTGGTAGGGTGAGTTTGCAGACTATTAAATCATGAGAATCCATGGACtcaaaatgtgcattttatgATAATACAGAAGACCGTGAGTAATTTAGTTctttactgtgtgaatgtgatgataaatttttgtgtgtaatagctgttacttttctttctagcatgctagctttattccagcattcagatttgcgcaactctgtgataggctgtgtctcatcttggtgcactaaatttggctcttttgtatgcacgccaagtaaagaatcctggttttgggataacagttgcAGCACGCCAGATGAGACAGTAATtaaagccttgcccagtccagcctgcTAGGGCAGTGGGGAGGCGGGTGCcgattgggctccagcgcgcactgacctgttttgtcagggagacccagcggcacctctacctggctgagcagtaagcaattcaaaggtgcaatgcaaaaatcgagatattgtcttgaataagtgtaactgtgatccacCTGCgtatttgaacttggtatttggttttcatgtctgagctcagtattttagtttgcatatatatatatttggtaccaaaagaattttgtttggggagacacttacaaaatgggaactggtTCCAGTACTAAAGTACCACCTTgctcccccttaggatgcaCACTTAcacatccttacacattagagtaactttttggggaaatattctgataaaagaaaacttgaaactatattgtacttgaatgtggcttgaatgtggaaTTCCAGGGTTTAGTGCTGTATTGCAActaatgttgttctgcagaactttggaaaaaatggaatGAAGTACGGTACTGTAAGTTAATTTcctcttattgttatctaataattttgagaccagaaaagaatttaaattgttaaactctgattcacattgaaaacaaaacaaacaaacaaacaaacccaacagcaacaaaaaacaacctaaaTGCTATGATGGATGTGAACTTGGTATTGTatgaggttgtatttaaaagttgctacaatatgaactgatttggatctaggaaaatggaataatGGATTGATATTTAATATGCTGGGTTTTGACATCTGTGaattgtaaaaggtaaatggagCTAAGGAATGTAACGACTGttgagctaattggaattgcatataaagtgtattatgtttggaatgaaatgggaaaacaaaaaagcaaaatatcccaggcctgtgctgtacagcttgaacagaaatttcaggcctgtgtcaagctgcaagataaactcagctcattgtaacccaGCAGTCCAGCAACTCCTCCTTAGCACCAGCGACTATGCCACCTGTGTGGCCTTGgctgtgtctaaactgcagcaagaagagaaaaaaaaaaaattaaaaaaaataaaggaaaaacatggtTGCCCACTGCTAAGCGGAGAAAGGGGGGCTTTATTTCCCCCcgctctgtctttttttcctggagtgttGTCATCCATCCTTGTTGTGGCACTGCGTTGCTTCTCGGCTCTGAATCAGGGGTTGtcagtgctgcttctttttgcttctgtcttgtttcttaGGTTCCggcacatctggggaaagagctcatcattttgcctccttgctgaagtCGGTCTTTTCACACCGGTCAgctttgggggggtcagggtgctGGGTGCTTCTCTGGGTCAGACTGGTGCTGATTTGGGAGTGGAGTGGAGTCAGGCTGGTTTGATGTGGAGTTTGGACTGATTTGTTtttgtgctgggctggagatctTGCCATCTCAGATGGGGGCGAGAGGGAGGCTTTATTCTCCCCCGCCCACCTCCCCAGCACTGTTACTgctagagaactgtaatactgcatgaaggagtccgagggtgaaatttaaaggcatcgcCAGTGCATCCATAGTTCTAACAAAGCTGGggaattaaagcaaaaaaaaatttttaatagacttattctgtggtaactagttgtaagagacttcttagtaaattcaccATGCTAGTTTTTGAGgtcatgagaaagaaaaaggaagaaagggagggagggaagcaggccatttttgaaaccaatggaatgccagACTTGGAATAAAGTTTTAATAACTGAATTCttgtatttgccagaaagccctatacctctcttaggtcaagatttgttaagtaaattgtaagctcaaataacgttttctgagaattctgtttagttgtACGCcctacaagaagctgcttggatggtgcagatctgcttgcttcAAGTGAGAACTCTCCAAGAAAATTtcaaatgctgtatttccattggtattggcagccaaagtatcggtaaagccaacactactttgatagaactgaaacaggactttgATCCGGTAAGGGAAAACAACatccaataaatatgacagccaaaatggagttagagactcTGATGAATAAATTGATTACAACCTTACAGGCTGactgcattcgattggacttgcagatttgtctatTTAGAGCTACAGCACAGAAACGACCTGTGGCTATTGTGAGATAGTATGACGAGAATGCCAACAGACGGATATACTGATTGGTACTCCGATcaagaaatgcagggaatgaatgtaagtcttaataggccatgatccttttgtcacatatgtaccatttgtgaaatctaattttgattttttttaatttgcaatctatgtccttgtaaattgcactagctgattttcttaacagtatagcttttggcatgcctaaatgAAAATTCCTGCAGAACCTGCAAGTCTTTGATATCAGGTCACAGACCATGCTTGTATTTGGTTTGATCCCACATGCTTGCACAGTTTCTGTTGATGGTTCAGAgaagtctcataaagctgtagtggtctggcgtgaagataacaattggcatcattctgtaaaaaaatactgaaagttCAACCCAATTAGTAGAACTTGGCGCAGCTTTACATTacttagagctttttaaggaggaacctctaaatttgatttgtggtTCTGAGTACGTAGTCAAGGTCCAACGCACGCATctgattctgaattttttttttcttttgaaaaaacaaaaagggggaaaagtaggggaaacaccacaaaaccaattgtcaaaagcattgtatgtgaTGAGTCACTTATACCTAAGCGATGCAGCCCAAATTCATCCTGTGATGAAACACTTTGCAAGTGTGACCcaaaaacatgctaaatcaGAATTAGTTATGGTCAAATTACTAGTTAATGGTCAATGGGAAGGGCCACATCAATTGATAACCTGGGAgagaggctatgcttgtgtctttacagatcaagGGCTGCAATGGTTGCCGGCATgaaatgtgaaacctgtgttatcttcctgatgatgattgctgcagctgctgcgttttggatgcctgcacagacaaagaCTAACGCATGGATTACTTTAGCCAACACGACTGGCCAGGACTCCATATGCCTACCTATGGCATCTCCGGAAAATCCATTCCAAACATGCTTGCTTGGCATCCCCCTTGATgactacagcagcatcacatgATTGTTTCAAAATAGCAGTTGGTGCAGAGGCATTGCAGCGAACTGTAATAATACCAACATAGCACTTGGGATTAATTGCCTCCCGGAAGCAGATATTGAAgcacaggaactggaattgctgggatctatGCCCAGGGACGCTTGTATCCAGCTGGTTCATGAACAGTGTCAGAACAATATACAAGAGCATGaatggataaaactgcaaaatgttaatgctacCCTTGCtgactatagaaatgaaactcaaTGGTGTAATGCCTCGCAGAAGAATCCAAGGGGTGTCGTTAATGATGTGGGACAGCGACCCCGAAAACTCCCGTATGGTGTATTCTTGATCTGCGGAGATAAAGCCTGGCCAGGAATTCCTTCTAATGCTGTTGGATGACTGTGTAGTTTGGGACAATTAACTCTCTTAATGCTCAATGTATCTATGATAGTAgatcacagaagagcaacacGGGAAAAACGCTTTTTGCAGACACATAAGTAAAAATGTGATGATAATGTAGATCTTTGGGGATCGGGATTAAGGGGTTTAGGATCTCTTGTACCTGGTGTTGGCACAGCTAAAGCTTTAAATAGTTTAGAAAAATTAGGATGCTGGCTAGctaagcaaactaacagaacttCTAAGGCTTTAAGTGGGCTTTTGCTAGATGTAGATTCTGTAAgacatgctgcactgcagaataGAGCCGCAACAGACTTTTTGTTACTAGCTCAAGGACACgggtgtgaagattttgatggtatATGCAATAAATTGCTTTAGTGGTTGAGGGCTTTCAGGGCGGTTGTTATCAGTAGTGAAAATGGGACTGATTGTCTTGATGATTGCTGTGGTTGTGTTACTAATGTTGCCATGCAtgatttttctgctgcaaagggccctgcagcggacaatgaaggcaattttttagcacaaaaacaaaaagggggaattgtggggaactatggtgggtccgtgcattccctgacagagggcacgggaacagagatcagccttgaagattattaaggcctacccgtgagaaagatgggagtaaaggagtatccggagatattaaggtgtacccatgagagagaagggagtaaaagagtaacactgatgatagcaaaattagccaatgagatgttactacTGCAACTTGTAActaatagcaaaaagacacttgagctggtaaagactatataaaaaggtgtttgtggcaataaatggagactaCTGTTTGTacagaagaacttggtctatgtctTTTGTCCATCTCAATCGCAACAGTCTCTGAGGGTGCAGCCAAGACCCTGGCTATGGAGGAGGATACTGCCTCGAAAACTATTGGTACTCTCAACTGggcaaacatttaatttttaaatgaattagcCAGATAGATGAACGTTAGCAAttacatcttatttttaaaaagtacctgtaaaaagatattttgtaacCAGCAGCCAGGGTCCCATTCATGAATTCTACATTGTCTTCCATGGATATGGCCATCTCTGCCGTATGGGGAAGGAGGTTTGAAGGAAAGCTGAGCCTGTGTGAAACAGCCTGAGTATTATTCAACCTGGTCCTAGAGGACATCTTGGTCTTTTACTTAGGTGGCGCACCATACCATCTTTGGTAGAACAATTTGAATCCCAAAATGTCCAGTAAGAGAAAGACTGATGCAGAAGGAAGGCAATTTAATGATAGATGggaaagcaaatacatgtttgtgtttcaaggagaaaaaaacagtatGTCTTTCGCGTTACGAGACAGTGTTGGTGATAAAGGAGTACAATGCATGTCAGCATTCTGAGACCAAACACAGAACGAAATATGCTAAATTTAGCCTTCAACAACAACAGGTGCAAGAATTACCAGGCAGACTGCAATCGCAGCAGAATATGATGACCAGAGCTGTAGCCAAAAATGATGTAGCAATGAAAGCTAGTTTTATTGTGGCTGAAGAAATTGCTTGAGCTTCCAAGTGCTTTTCAGAGGGTGCATTTTTGAAGCAGTGCATGCTAAAGATGTGTGAGCAGGGGTGCCCCGATCAAATACacacttttgaaaatgtcagtttGTCAAGAAACACCATCACAAACCGCATTAAGGAACTAGCAGGAAATCTGACAACACAGCTGTCCGAAGAGGCGTGCAGTGATCTGGCTTTTTCATCAGCTGTTGATGAAAGCACAGACAACGCAGGTACAGTGCATCTATCCATTTTTATAAGAGGTGTCAAGGCAGATTTGTCTGTCACCAAGGAGCTCTTGGATGTAATTGCCATTCATGGGAAGACAACCGGGAAGGACATATTTGATGTGGTGAAGTCCATAAGTAAACATAAATTACCCCGGGAAAAGCTGCTGGGGCTAACTACTGATGGCATACCTGCAATatatggagaaaaaacagcCTTGGTTGGACTaatgaaggagaaaatgcaaaaaagtaaCTGTGACATACCTCTGATGACGTATCGTTGCATTATCCATCAAGAAGCTCTGTGTGGTGTGTGCACAAGTGCAGGCACCTCGcaggaagagccagaggccacaaatgcatttgcaaagagcaagttttattttagttacctctctaccaAGGGATCTctgaagtcgcacctgagctcccaggcagaggtgacacaagcggggacgcagctgctggtaagttcagccctggagaagatcactgggcctgctgagctcgcctgtatttcaaggttTCAGGCAGatgcagcctcctgctctttctcacaacaaagcaggaactcagacatagtgataagtTGTCTaaagtttctcacaggcctatgtgAGGTTCTACtacagaggttctactcatcaaacACACAAGGTCAgcaaaacaattagtgtgatgtatgtgctttttctacagacagctgcaagtcacttgagcgtatttacatttaaccaacCTCTTCGCCATTCTTCCGCTATATTCTCATACAGTGGACATCCAGACCAATCAATAAggatattccatgccattagcatcatgcttcatatttggAGAGTTGCGATCTGACGGCTGGTGACAGAGTCAGGATGGAgttggggcagagctgggacagacAGGGACAGAGACCCATGCTGGTTCTGCTCCGTTTtggggagttctgtttgggagtgTCATCAGTTCAGTCTTTTTCCATCCTGCCGTGTTGCAgtggcctctgggcctttcagCCTTTTGTGAACGTTGATGTtttgtagctgctttgttttcctcaagTAGGTGCGAGGTTGTtgaatatgagcagaactttacaacACACAGTTAgagatttcagcaaatttagCTACTAACTAATGCAAATTAGACAGTATACTAAAAATCACAGTCTTATACTTCTAAGTGATTCATTcgaaaagtccttgactgctcaGCATCAAACAAAACATCCGTATATTAGAAACATTCTTCTCATTCtcaatccaaaacacagcactaaacCAGCTACTTAGAATAATATTAACTCTgtcccaaacaaaaccaggacatccccccacagccaccccacagcagcccccgGTGCCCACGGGCCCCTCAGCAGCAGATtcagggggtgctgggctgcggaggcggctgcaggctgggggtgccgtGGGTGCGCTGGTGAGCCAGCATGAGCCTCTCCTTCCAAAACCGCTTCTCGCAGACACCGCACTGGAAGGGCTTGGCCTCTGCCTGCCcccctgctggggctggaccctctctcttctgctggccACCCTCCAGCACAAGCCCTGGGTCCTGGTGCAATTGCTGGTCTCTGTTCAGGTGCCGCTTCTGCCTGAAGGTCTTGCCGCACTCGCAGCACTTGTAGGGCTTCTCCCCGGTGTGAAGGCGCTGGTGGATGATGAGCTTGCTCTTTTCTcagaagctcttgccacagtcattccaggtgaagggcttctcccTGCGTGCATGCGCTGGTGGATTATGAGGGTCTTCTTTAGCCTGAAGCTCTTACCGCACTCAGGGCAagtgaagggcttctccccggTGTGGATGTGCTGGTGACTCAGCAGACTGTTCCTCCGGCTGAAGCTCTTACCGCACTCggtgcaggtgaagggcttctccccagcGTGGATGCGCTGGTGCCTCAGCAGGCTGTTCTTGTGCCTAAAGCTCTTACTGCACTCAGTGCAAGTGAAGGGCTTCCCTCCAGCATGGATGTGCTGGTGACTCAGCAGACTGTTCCTCTGGCTGAAGCTCTTACTGCACTCggtgcaggtgaagggcttctccccggtgtggatgcgctggtgcccaagcaggctgctcctctggctgAAGCTCTTACCACACTCGGTGCAGGCGAAGGGCTTCTCCccggtgtggatgcgctggtggataATGAGGTTCCACTTTTCCcagaagctcttgccacagtcgttgcaggtgaagggcttctcccttgtgtggatgcgctggtggatgaTGAGCTTCCTCTTtgccctgaagctcttgccacactctgtgcaggtgaagggcttctccccagtgtgcaTGCGCTGGTGACTCAGCAGGCTGTCCCTCTGGCTGAAGCTCTTACCGCACTCggtgcaggtgaagggcttctccccagcaTGGATGCGCTGGTGCCTCAGCAGGCTGTTCTTGTGGCTGAAGCTCTTACTGCACTCAGTGCAGGTAAAGGGCTTCTCCCCTGTGTGAAGGCGCTGGTGGATGATGAGGTACCACTTTTCGCAGAAGCTCTTGCCGCAGTCGTtgcaggtgaagggcttctcctctgtgtggatgcgctggtggatgaTGAGCTTCCTCTTTGCCCTGAAGGTCCTACCACAGTCGTtgcaggtgaagggcttctccccggtgtggatgcgctggtgacTCAGCAGACTGTTCCTCTGGCTGAAGCTCTTACTGCACTCAGGGCAAGTGAAGGGCTTCCCCCCAGCATGGATGTGCTGGTGACTCACCAGGCTGTCCCTCTGGCTGAAGCTCTTACTGCACTCggtgcaggtgaagggcttctccccagcaTGGATGCGTTGGTGCCTCAGCAGGCTGTTCTTGTGGCTGAAGCTTTTACCGCACTCAGTGCAGGCGAAGGGCTTCTCCCCtgtgtggatgcgctggtggatgaTGAGCGTCTTCTTTGCCCTGAAGCTCTTACTGCACCCagtgcaggtgaagggcttctcTCCAGCATGGATGCGCAGGTGGGTGATGagtttcctcttttccctgaagctcttgccgcagtcagtgcaggtgaagggcttctccccggTGTGGATGTATTGGTGGGTGATGAGGGTGTGCTTTGCcatgaagctcttgccacagtccGTGCAGGTGAAgagcttctccccagtgtgaaTGTGCTGGTGACTCAGCAGGTGCTGCCTCTGGACAAAGCTCCTGGCCCCCTTGGTCTCCCTCTGTGTCCCAGGGCCAACAGCTGCAGGGGCGGAGAAACCGGGGTCACTGCCACGGACAGCATGGGCGTGTTGGACCCCTCCTCATGTGGAGCATCAAGGGCACCCTGCCAGCCCGGCACCCTTCCAGGTGCATGGATCACCCGGGGCAAGAAGACGGTGCAACCTTGAAGCCCCCTGACTGCGGGTACCCACCTGGCACAGGGTTCTGGTGCCTCTGCCGCTCCCCAGGGGGCTCTGGCACACACGGTGTCTCTTCCTGCTCTATCTTGCAGATGATCTCTGGTTTGTCGGTGGCCCAGCCTGTCCGGGGCACAGACAGAAGCCCCCTCTCCCGCACTGCCgggacagcagcaccggcccccgcacccacagccccagcatcccccccaccccgctcctctctcctgcccctgccaggctgcGGCTTCAGCCCCCCCGtccctgcacctgcagcccctctcGCCTCGCCCTCGTCACCTCGGCCACTCTCCTGTGGACAGGACCCCTGGGAACAGCTCCAAGCTGCACCAGcgaggtttagactggacatgaggaagcatTTCAGTAccgagagggtggtcaaacctGGAACCGGTGTCCTGGACAagtggttgatgccccaagccCGTCTCTGTTTGAGAGGCGTTTGGACAACGCCCATAACAACACACTGCACCTtgtggtcagccctgaagtggttgcgcagttggactagatgagctttctaagtcccttccaactcaaatggGCTATTCCATCCCACCCCATTCTCTCTCCCAGGAACACTCTCCACAGGAGGCTGCCTGGCAGGGTAAAACCTGCAGTTGCAACCGCTATGTCAGCACTCAGGCAAAAAAGGGAAGAGctggattttcct from Caloenas nicobarica isolate bCalNic1 chromosome 1, bCalNic1.hap1, whole genome shotgun sequence includes the following:
- the LOC135988960 gene encoding LOW QUALITY PROTEIN: zinc finger protein 585B-like (The sequence of the model RefSeq protein was modified relative to this genomic sequence to represent the inferred CDS: inserted 1 base in 1 codon; substituted 1 base at 1 genomic stop codon), whose translation is MLFGTWDHRDAFGPVVEPSVLTVLVTGQASPAESGASRLPLPGSIPARAPSPAESSDAPGSRLLRQGCSEISRRCPPDARAPSASRALPGSSRILAEVFSKRAVGRAEPGCFSLQMSVTFEDVALYFSPEEWAKLSGWQRQLYREVMLENYQTVALLGWATDKPEIICKIEQEETPCVPEPPGERQRHQNPVPAVGPGTQRETKGARSFVQRQHLLSHQHIHTGEKLFTCTDCGKSFMAKHTLITHQYIHTGEKPFTCTDCGKSFREKRKLITHLRIHAGEKPFTCTGCSKSFRAKKTLIIHQRIHTGEKPFACTECGKSFSHKNSLLRHQRIHAGEKPFTCTECSKSFSQRDSLVSHQHIHAGGKPFTCPECSKSFSQRNSLLSHQRIHTGEKPFTCNDCGRTFRAKRKLIIHQRIHTEEKPFTCNDCGKSFCEKWYLIIHQRLHTGEKPFTCTECSKSFSHKNSLLRHQRIHAGEKPFTCTECGKSFSQRDSLLSHQRMHTGEKPFTCTECGKSFRAKRKLIIHQRIHTREKPFTCNDCGKSFWEKWNLIIHQRIHTGEKPFACTECGKSFSQRSSLLGHQRIHTGEKPFTCTECSKSFSQRNSLLSHQHIHAGGKPFTCTECSKSFRHKNSLLRHQRIHAGEKPFTCTECGKSFSRRNSLLSHQHIHTGEKPFTCPECGKSFRLKKTLIIHQRMHAGXKPFTWNDCGKSFXEKSKLIIHQRLHTGEKPYKCCECGKTFSFKSHLLRHQRVHTGEKPFTCTDCGKSFSFKNVLVNHQRIHTAEKPFTCTDCGKSFREKTNLTSHQRIHTGERPFACTDCGKSFTQRQHLLNHQRIHTGEKPFTCSDCGKSFREKRKLVIHQRIHTGERPFACTDCSKSFTQRQQLLRHQLIHTGEKMFACSECGKSFRDKKELIIHERIHTGEKPFTCTDCGKSFVSRPNLLKHQRVHTREKPFACTDCGKSFSHRVTLTIHERIHTREMPFTCTQCPKAFSDKRYLTIHERIHTGEKPYKCDECGKTFRQKHHLKTHQRVHNGPGVVPEDNQWEKGSLSLVGGQAEAKPFQCGVCEKRFWKERLMLAHQHTHGTPSLQPPPQPSTL